The following proteins come from a genomic window of Natrinema saccharevitans:
- a CDS encoding NAD-dependent succinate-semialdehyde dehydrogenase, giving the protein MEVINPATGERERTIEAQTESDVDDALERATAAYEAWRDRPIREREELLAAAGDVLRENKREYAETMTREMGKPISQGIAEVEKCAWVCDHYAEHGSAYLSADGHPSPAGSSVETVYDPLGPVLAVMPWNFPFWQVFRFAAPHLTAGNVGLLKHASNVPGCAQAIEDVFRAAGYPEDVFQTLLIPSDLVAGVIEDDRVEAATVTGSGPAGRAVASTAGDQLKKSVLELGGSDPFVVLDDADIEAAAETGAWARNQNGGQSCIAGKRFLVHTDVYDEFLEAFVDEVESLTVGDPTDEATDIGPQARADLMDELHAQVEASVEAGAELLTGGEPLDREGAFYPPTVLADVPEGCPADSEETFGPVAAVYEIDDEDALVAKANDTEFGLGASVWTEDRERGRRLAREIEAGCVYVNQLVKSDPRVPFGGVAESGYGRELAREGMLEFVNRKTVWVE; this is encoded by the coding sequence ATGGAGGTAATCAATCCGGCCACCGGCGAGCGAGAGCGGACGATCGAGGCGCAGACCGAGTCCGACGTCGACGACGCCCTCGAGCGGGCGACGGCGGCCTACGAGGCGTGGCGCGACCGGCCGATCCGCGAGCGCGAGGAACTGCTCGCGGCGGCGGGGGACGTGCTTCGGGAGAACAAACGCGAGTACGCCGAGACGATGACCCGCGAGATGGGCAAGCCGATCTCGCAGGGGATCGCCGAGGTCGAGAAGTGCGCCTGGGTCTGTGATCACTACGCCGAACACGGTAGCGCCTACCTCTCGGCGGACGGCCACCCGAGCCCGGCGGGCTCGTCGGTCGAGACGGTCTACGATCCGCTCGGCCCGGTCCTGGCGGTGATGCCGTGGAACTTCCCGTTCTGGCAGGTGTTCCGCTTTGCGGCCCCGCATCTCACCGCGGGGAACGTGGGACTGCTCAAGCACGCCTCGAACGTCCCCGGCTGCGCGCAGGCGATCGAGGACGTGTTCCGGGCGGCGGGCTACCCCGAGGACGTCTTCCAGACGCTGCTGATCCCCTCCGATCTGGTCGCCGGCGTCATCGAGGACGACCGCGTCGAGGCCGCGACGGTCACCGGCAGCGGCCCGGCCGGCCGCGCCGTGGCTTCGACGGCGGGCGACCAGCTCAAGAAGTCCGTCCTCGAGCTGGGCGGGAGCGACCCGTTCGTCGTCCTCGACGACGCCGACATCGAGGCCGCGGCCGAGACGGGCGCGTGGGCGCGCAACCAGAACGGCGGCCAGTCCTGCATCGCCGGCAAGCGCTTTCTGGTCCACACCGACGTCTACGACGAGTTCCTCGAGGCCTTCGTCGACGAGGTCGAGTCGTTGACCGTCGGCGATCCGACGGACGAGGCGACGGACATCGGCCCGCAGGCCCGCGCGGACCTCATGGACGAGCTTCACGCACAGGTCGAAGCGAGCGTCGAAGCCGGTGCCGAGTTGCTCACCGGCGGCGAACCGCTGGACCGAGAGGGCGCGTTCTACCCGCCGACCGTCCTCGCGGACGTTCCGGAGGGCTGTCCGGCCGACAGCGAGGAGACGTTCGGCCCGGTCGCCGCGGTCTACGAGATCGACGACGAGGACGCTCTCGTCGCCAAGGCCAACGACACCGAGTTCGGCCTCGGGGCGAGCGTCTGGACCGAAGACCGCGAGCGCGGCCGGCGGCTCGCCCGCGAAATCGAGGCCGGCTGCGTCTACGTCAACCAACTCGTCAAGTCCGACCCGCGGGTTCCCTTCGGCGGCGTCGCCGAGTCGGGCTACGGCCGCGAACTCGCTCGCGAAGGCATGCTCGAGTTCGTCAATCGGAAGACGGTCTGGGTCGAGTGA
- a CDS encoding M24 family metallopeptidase produces MDKRDRLEAHLESNGLDSVWFARPNAFAWLTGGNNVVDREGDTGVAAVGYDGAEITLVANNIEADRIAAEELPDLEADAVSVVEFPWHASSLAAAIADRVGPDERAAADIEVPGLERVDPTALRQPLTERDRERYRDLGEETATAVESVCRELQRGDTEHEVASALRVALSARNIETPVVLVGGAERVQRYRHYTPTEAELGDYVLVSVTAERGGLHASCTRTVAFDPPAWLEERHRAAARVETTALAATRVAAVGGDVDGSDGGTGDTAGDVFGAIQDAYDAVGYEGEWRHHHQGGAAGFAGREWIATPGHDAPVEAPMAYAWNPTVRGAKSEDTALVTDDGIELLTATDRWPTVTAAAVDRDLELERPVPLVREA; encoded by the coding sequence ATGGACAAACGCGACCGACTCGAGGCCCACCTCGAGTCGAACGGACTCGACTCGGTCTGGTTCGCTCGACCGAACGCGTTCGCGTGGCTCACCGGCGGGAACAACGTCGTCGACCGCGAGGGAGACACCGGCGTCGCCGCGGTAGGCTACGACGGGGCCGAGATCACGCTCGTGGCGAACAACATCGAGGCCGATCGCATCGCCGCCGAGGAACTCCCCGACCTCGAGGCCGACGCGGTGTCGGTCGTCGAGTTTCCCTGGCACGCGTCGTCGCTGGCCGCGGCGATCGCCGACCGCGTCGGACCGGACGAACGGGCCGCCGCCGATATCGAGGTCCCCGGGCTCGAGCGCGTCGACCCGACCGCGCTGCGCCAGCCCCTGACCGAGCGCGACCGGGAGCGCTACCGCGACCTCGGCGAGGAGACGGCGACCGCCGTCGAATCGGTCTGTCGGGAGCTACAGCGCGGCGATACGGAACACGAGGTCGCCTCGGCCCTGCGAGTCGCGCTGTCGGCCCGGAACATCGAGACGCCGGTGGTCCTCGTCGGCGGTGCCGAGCGCGTCCAGCGCTACCGCCACTACACTCCGACCGAGGCCGAACTCGGCGACTACGTCCTCGTCTCCGTGACCGCCGAACGGGGCGGGCTCCACGCGAGCTGTACCCGAACCGTGGCGTTCGACCCGCCGGCCTGGCTCGAGGAGCGACACAGAGCGGCGGCTCGCGTCGAAACGACGGCGCTGGCGGCGACGCGGGTGGCGGCCGTCGGTGGCGATGTGGACGGCAGCGACGGGGGCACCGGCGACACTGCAGGAGACGTGTTCGGTGCCATACAGGACGCCTACGACGCGGTCGGCTACGAGGGCGAGTGGCGACACCACCACCAGGGCGGGGCCGCCGGCTTCGCCGGTCGGGAGTGGATCGCCACGCCGGGTCACGACGCGCCCGTCGAAGCGCCGATGGCCTACGCGTGGAACCCGACGGTACGGGGCGCGAAAAGCGAGGACACCGCGCTCGTCACCGACGACGGGATCGAACTCCTGACGGCGACCGACCGCTGGCCGACCGTGACCGCCGCGGCGGTCGATCGTGACCTCGAACTCGAGCGGCCGGTCCCGCTCGTCCGCGAGGCGTAG
- a CDS encoding fibrillarin-like rRNA/tRNA 2'-O-methyltransferase: MSEDLPTGVQRRTFDGAERLATRGEPVYGEPTDVQQTESAAAHQNSESSEDGEWRAWNPNRSKLGAMLELGMDTGLAGGETVLYLGAASGTTVSHVADFAGPTYAVEFAARPARDLLEAAESRERLFLLLKDARKPETYAHVVESDVDVIVQDVATRGQARVALENRQFLAEDGRLLLAVKARSEDVTREPEAVFEDVRTELEEGYEIVEAERLERYHTDHLGVVARPL, from the coding sequence ATGAGTGAGGACCTCCCGACGGGGGTCCAGCGCCGCACCTTCGACGGGGCCGAGCGCCTCGCGACCCGCGGGGAACCGGTCTACGGCGAGCCCACCGACGTTCAGCAGACGGAGTCTGCTGCAGCCCATCAGAACTCGGAGAGTTCTGAGGACGGCGAGTGGCGCGCGTGGAACCCCAACCGCTCGAAGCTCGGCGCGATGCTCGAGCTGGGCATGGACACCGGCCTCGCGGGCGGCGAGACGGTCCTCTATCTGGGGGCCGCCAGCGGGACGACGGTGAGCCACGTGGCCGACTTCGCCGGCCCGACCTACGCCGTCGAGTTCGCCGCGCGGCCCGCCCGGGACCTGCTCGAGGCTGCAGAGTCGCGCGAGCGGCTCTTCCTGCTGCTGAAAGACGCGCGAAAGCCCGAGACCTACGCCCACGTCGTGGAGTCCGACGTCGACGTCATCGTCCAGGACGTGGCGACGAGGGGGCAAGCGCGGGTGGCCCTCGAGAACCGGCAGTTCCTGGCCGAGGACGGGCGATTACTGTTGGCCGTGAAGGCACGGAGCGAGGACGTGACTCGAGAGCCCGAGGCGGTGTTCGAGGACGTTCGAACGGAGTTGGAGGAGGGGTACGAGATCGTGGAGGCGGAACGACTCGAGCGCTATCATACGGATCACCTCGGGGTCGTTGCGCGGCCGCTGTGA
- a CDS encoding cupin domain-containing protein — protein MPEVTSLERLDDAPHAEVFDDQTPRTVRLELTEDQRVPEHRHSESNVVLYLLEGAVELTLGDEVYDLEPGDVARFDGDHDISPYAREASTALLVFAPKTDDSS, from the coding sequence ATGCCCGAAGTCACGTCGCTCGAGCGCCTCGACGACGCGCCGCACGCGGAGGTATTCGACGACCAGACCCCGCGAACCGTCCGTCTCGAGTTGACCGAGGACCAACGCGTTCCCGAACACCGCCACTCGGAGTCGAACGTCGTCCTCTACCTCCTCGAGGGTGCTGTCGAACTCACCCTCGGAGACGAGGTCTACGACCTCGAGCCGGGCGACGTGGCCCGGTTCGACGGCGATCATGACATCTCGCCGTACGCGCGCGAGGCGAGTACGGCACTGCTCGTTTTCGCCCCGAAGACCGACGATAGCTCCTGA
- a CDS encoding glutamate--cysteine ligase produces the protein MERGSRESFTRMGTVGIEEECFVVDEDGRPTSGTDDLVYEHDPPEILEGRLDHELFKFVIETQTPLIEDPDDARDALLAIRQALVDHAEAHGYRIAAAGLHPLAKWQELEHAEKPRYRAQLDRIQYPQHRNTTAGVHVHVGVDDADKAVWIANELRWYVPIMLALSANSPYWNGFDTGLQSARAKIFEALPNTGMPTHFEDFEAFDRFERRMLETDSINDRGELWYDVRPHTAHGTVELRTPDSQADPGVVLAFVEYAHALVEALAEAYEDGATGHDHRRELLDENKWRAIRYGQDASFIDRDLEGTVDLGEVVDRECERLGIDGIKRVYERESGADRQRRLLEDEGPDALCDSLFLQTE, from the coding sequence ATGGAACGCGGGTCCCGAGAGTCGTTTACGCGCATGGGTACGGTGGGGATCGAGGAGGAGTGTTTCGTCGTCGACGAGGACGGTCGCCCCACCAGCGGGACCGACGACCTCGTCTACGAACACGACCCGCCCGAGATCCTCGAGGGCCGACTCGATCACGAACTGTTCAAGTTCGTCATCGAGACCCAGACGCCGCTGATCGAGGACCCCGACGACGCCCGCGACGCGCTGCTTGCGATCCGACAGGCGTTAGTCGACCACGCCGAGGCCCACGGCTACCGGATCGCCGCCGCCGGCCTCCACCCGCTCGCGAAGTGGCAGGAACTCGAACACGCCGAGAAGCCACGCTATCGGGCACAGCTCGACCGGATCCAGTACCCACAGCACCGGAACACGACCGCGGGGGTCCACGTCCACGTCGGCGTCGACGACGCCGACAAGGCGGTCTGGATCGCCAACGAACTGCGGTGGTACGTGCCGATCATGCTGGCGCTGTCCGCGAACTCGCCGTACTGGAACGGGTTCGACACCGGGCTCCAGTCGGCCCGCGCGAAGATCTTCGAGGCGCTGCCCAACACCGGCATGCCGACCCACTTCGAGGACTTCGAGGCCTTCGACCGGTTCGAGCGCCGGATGCTCGAGACCGACTCGATCAACGATCGGGGCGAACTCTGGTACGACGTGCGGCCCCACACCGCCCACGGAACCGTCGAGTTGCGCACGCCCGATAGCCAGGCCGATCCCGGCGTCGTGCTGGCGTTCGTCGAGTACGCCCACGCGCTCGTCGAGGCTTTGGCCGAGGCCTACGAGGACGGCGCGACCGGCCACGACCACCGACGGGAACTGCTCGACGAGAACAAGTGGCGCGCGATCCGGTACGGACAGGACGCATCCTTCATCGACCGCGACCTCGAGGGGACCGTCGACCTCGGCGAAGTCGTCGACCGCGAGTGCGAGCGACTCGGCATCGACGGGATCAAGCGGGTCTACGAGCGCGAGAGCGGCGCGGACCGCCAGCGCCGACTGCTCGAGGACGAGGGACCCGACGCGCTGTGTGACTCGCTGTTTCTGCAGACCGAGTAA
- a CDS encoding metal-dependent hydrolase, with protein MYQVGHYGGALTAYAPLGTIVALGGYGEVAIVGGLVCVSLSTLPDYDHRLPLVDHRGPTHTIPFALLVGVGLATMTAALVDASSAFADAGFVTFAFLVGLVSVGSHLFVDALTPMGVRPFWPLSRRRYSLEVTTAANPLANYGLLGLGVGSILAGVATVMVLG; from the coding sequence ATGTATCAGGTGGGCCACTACGGCGGTGCGCTCACGGCGTACGCACCGCTTGGCACCATCGTCGCCCTGGGTGGCTACGGCGAAGTCGCGATCGTCGGCGGCCTCGTCTGCGTTTCGCTCTCGACGCTGCCGGACTACGATCACCGACTCCCACTGGTCGACCACCGCGGGCCGACCCACACGATCCCGTTCGCACTGTTAGTCGGCGTCGGCCTCGCGACGATGACGGCCGCCCTCGTCGACGCGTCCTCGGCCTTCGCCGACGCCGGCTTCGTGACCTTCGCCTTCCTCGTCGGCCTCGTCTCGGTCGGCTCACACCTGTTCGTCGACGCGCTGACGCCGATGGGCGTCCGCCCGTTCTGGCCCCTCTCTCGGCGGCGCTACTCCCTCGAGGTGACGACCGCGGCGAACCCGCTGGCGAACTACGGACTGTTGGGTCTGGGCGTCGGTTCGATCCTCGCCGGAGTCGCGACCGTGATGGTTCTCGGCTGA
- a CDS encoding COX15/CtaA family protein, with protein MSYDNHTPDSRFRSLIDRFGFPHLLTATLALVATTILLGIAAKATGSGLACEANWPQCDAGPFNLFPANLPSFYEWFHRFVAMFAGFAIIGSAIAAWRLPDIDRKIAGLVVLGMVLTPVQVALGRETVTTYTMNILSLHFWTAVLIFTLFLVATVLVWAHRLTGRHVTAALVLGLVALPAHVVLSPVVGSGISSYSPTMQMAQYGVTLTLLGAAIVAAMVGRRRLSGRTVVPLLAAPPIVVAVLFFGRQAVNPALEVPYLVAVAVSLVTFLAGLAFARGADSAGGDADALSP; from the coding sequence GTGTCGTACGATAATCACACGCCCGACTCGAGGTTTCGATCGTTGATCGATCGGTTCGGCTTCCCGCACCTGCTGACGGCGACGCTCGCGCTGGTCGCGACGACGATCCTGCTGGGGATCGCCGCGAAGGCGACGGGCTCGGGGCTGGCCTGCGAGGCCAACTGGCCGCAGTGTGACGCCGGACCGTTTAACCTGTTCCCGGCGAATCTCCCGAGTTTCTACGAGTGGTTTCACCGCTTCGTCGCGATGTTCGCCGGCTTCGCCATCATCGGCTCCGCGATCGCCGCCTGGCGACTGCCCGATATCGACCGAAAAATCGCTGGACTGGTCGTCCTCGGGATGGTCCTGACCCCCGTGCAGGTCGCGCTCGGCCGCGAGACCGTCACGACCTACACGATGAACATCCTCTCCCTGCACTTCTGGACGGCCGTCCTGATCTTCACGCTGTTTCTGGTCGCGACCGTCCTCGTGTGGGCCCACCGACTGACCGGCCGCCACGTCACCGCCGCGCTCGTGCTGGGGCTCGTCGCCTTACCCGCACACGTCGTGCTTAGCCCCGTCGTCGGCTCGGGGATCTCGAGTTATTCGCCGACGATGCAGATGGCTCAGTACGGCGTGACCCTGACGCTGCTCGGAGCGGCGATCGTCGCCGCGATGGTCGGTCGTCGCCGACTGAGCGGTCGAACCGTCGTTCCGCTACTGGCAGCACCGCCGATCGTCGTCGCCGTCCTCTTCTTCGGTCGGCAGGCGGTCAACCCCGCGCTCGAGGTGCCGTATCTCGTCGCGGTGGCCGTCTCGCTCGTTACCTTCCTCGCCGGACTGGCGTTCGCCCGCGGCGCGGACTCGGCCGGCGGTGACGCCGACGCGCTCTCACCCTGA
- a CDS encoding uracil-DNA glycosylase family protein, whose product MRNVTDRTSNPFGLRAPFDRSDPGDRPAVFGYGDANADFHVIGDYPGVHGGETTGVPFTETEAGLAVQDVVRAVGFASGPRDEPVLENCFWSYVHPCSLPAGETPTDDDYDDLERFFDAELRAINAHILLPVGARPTDRVLREYTTQRRRYDDPLEMAALHASEIRGRGFLVVPIRDPREWGDGDREAIVARLEALLESDYRQTKGVATTVG is encoded by the coding sequence GTGCGAAACGTTACGGACAGGACGAGCAACCCGTTCGGACTGCGAGCGCCGTTCGATCGCTCCGACCCCGGTGACCGGCCCGCCGTCTTCGGCTACGGCGACGCCAACGCCGACTTCCACGTGATCGGCGACTACCCCGGCGTCCACGGCGGCGAAACGACCGGCGTCCCGTTCACCGAAACCGAGGCCGGACTCGCCGTGCAGGACGTCGTTCGTGCGGTCGGCTTCGCGAGCGGCCCGCGGGACGAACCAGTACTCGAGAACTGCTTCTGGAGCTACGTCCATCCCTGTAGCCTGCCCGCGGGCGAGACGCCGACCGACGACGACTACGACGACCTCGAGCGCTTTTTCGACGCCGAACTCCGCGCGATCAACGCGCATATACTCCTGCCGGTCGGGGCGCGCCCGACCGACCGGGTTCTCCGTGAGTACACGACCCAGCGCCGTCGGTACGACGACCCCCTCGAGATGGCCGCGCTCCACGCCTCCGAGATCCGCGGGCGAGGGTTTCTCGTCGTCCCGATCAGGGACCCGCGCGAGTGGGGCGACGGCGACCGCGAGGCGATCGTCGCACGGCTCGAGGCGCTGCTCGAGAGCGATTACCGGCAGACGAAAGGGGTCGCGACGACGGTCGGCTAG
- a CDS encoding fatty acid--CoA ligase — MSEHPTIGDTLEGTVDRHPDQDAIVYPRKDQRWTFAEFDERVNRLANALLEAGIEQGDRVATVLYNGSEMALTVYACAKIGAVFTPLNFRLPAGEIEYIVTDAEAELVLFEADTREAVEGAKPDLETVSEYVFIDDDREAAPDYARGFYDLLESGSAERPDVRVAEDDVYAFIYTSGTTGRPKGVVHEHRDMVEHNLLCIAEGKMTRDDVGLSVMPLYHCAELHCNLFPRVHRGATSVIHHEFDPEAALEAVAEHGVTLLFAAPTAWNALSITAAEADVDVSSLRLGLYGAAPMPEQVLENCREHLCEDYLQAYGMTEIGPAGVFQPPEDQLSKQGSAGLPALNHRLRIVEPDAEPDAEVEPSEIGEILIASPCTMREYWNRPEATAESLREADGTTWYYTGDLGYRDDDGYLYVVDRKDDMIVSGGENVYPAEVEDALFAHDAVAEAAVVGEPDDEWGERVAAYVVADGVEASDLDAFVRESDQLADFKRPRTYYFVDELPKNPSGKVQKFKLREDETADEPEPETVTS, encoded by the coding sequence ATGTCAGAACATCCTACTATCGGCGACACGCTCGAGGGGACGGTCGACCGCCACCCGGACCAGGACGCGATCGTCTATCCGCGCAAGGACCAGCGCTGGACCTTCGCCGAGTTCGACGAGCGGGTGAATCGGCTGGCCAACGCCTTGCTCGAGGCTGGCATCGAGCAGGGTGATCGGGTCGCGACGGTACTGTACAACGGCTCCGAGATGGCCCTGACCGTTTACGCCTGCGCGAAGATCGGCGCGGTCTTCACCCCGCTGAACTTCCGGCTGCCGGCGGGGGAGATCGAGTACATCGTCACCGACGCCGAGGCGGAACTGGTGCTGTTCGAGGCCGACACCCGGGAGGCCGTCGAGGGCGCAAAGCCCGACCTCGAGACCGTCTCGGAGTACGTGTTCATCGACGACGACCGCGAAGCGGCTCCCGACTACGCCCGCGGGTTCTACGACCTGCTCGAGTCGGGTTCGGCCGAGCGGCCCGACGTTCGCGTCGCCGAGGACGACGTGTACGCGTTCATCTACACCTCCGGCACCACGGGCCGGCCGAAGGGCGTCGTCCACGAACACCGCGACATGGTCGAGCACAACCTCCTGTGTATCGCGGAGGGAAAGATGACTCGCGACGACGTCGGGCTGTCGGTGATGCCGCTGTATCACTGCGCCGAACTCCACTGCAACCTCTTCCCGCGGGTCCACCGCGGCGCGACCAGCGTCATCCACCACGAGTTCGATCCGGAGGCGGCCCTCGAGGCGGTCGCGGAACACGGCGTCACGCTCCTCTTTGCGGCCCCGACGGCCTGGAACGCGCTGTCGATAACCGCCGCCGAAGCGGACGTCGACGTCTCCTCGCTCCGGCTCGGCCTCTACGGCGCGGCCCCGATGCCCGAGCAGGTCCTCGAGAACTGCCGAGAACACCTCTGTGAGGACTACCTCCAGGCCTACGGGATGACCGAGATCGGCCCCGCCGGCGTCTTCCAGCCCCCGGAGGACCAGCTCTCGAAACAGGGCTCGGCCGGCCTCCCGGCGCTCAACCACCGGCTGCGCATCGTCGAGCCCGACGCGGAGCCGGACGCCGAAGTCGAGCCGAGCGAGATCGGCGAGATCCTGATCGCCAGTCCCTGTACGATGCGCGAGTACTGGAACCGGCCGGAGGCGACCGCGGAGTCGCTGCGCGAAGCCGACGGGACGACCTGGTACTACACCGGCGATCTGGGCTATCGCGACGACGACGGCTACCTCTACGTCGTCGACCGCAAGGACGACATGATCGTCTCCGGCGGCGAGAACGTCTACCCCGCCGAGGTCGAGGACGCGCTGTTCGCCCACGACGCCGTCGCGGAGGCGGCCGTCGTCGGCGAACCCGACGACGAGTGGGGTGAGCGAGTCGCTGCCTACGTCGTCGCCGACGGCGTCGAGGCGTCCGACCTCGACGCGTTCGTTCGCGAGAGCGACCAGCTGGCCGACTTCAAGCGCCCCCGGACCTACTACTTCGTCGACGAACTCCCCAAGAACCCCAGCGGGAAGGTCCAGAAGTTCAAACTCCGCGAGGACGAGACCGCCGACGAGCCCGAACCCGAGACCGTCACGTCCTGA
- a CDS encoding helix-turn-helix domain-containing protein translates to MSFDDTDEGPVDGDGDEPLEDRDVVEPGTERRSPTVEELDQRLIDLLSWILDTETRAKIYVFLLANQGSTSEEVAKGTGLYPSTVREALAELHEEERVTREKRENEGAGNNPYEYTAIQPSELVGGVVDQVQAELNTIFALDRIVDRETPPDLEAEAEPVTITIDDTAPILESDESDETDTDVIEFEDETDTDTVGTDADGPADGDE, encoded by the coding sequence ATGAGTTTCGACGACACTGACGAGGGTCCGGTCGACGGCGATGGAGACGAACCGCTCGAGGACCGCGACGTCGTCGAGCCGGGGACCGAGCGCCGCAGTCCGACGGTCGAGGAACTCGACCAGCGGTTGATCGACCTGCTCTCGTGGATCCTCGATACGGAGACCCGCGCGAAGATCTACGTGTTTCTGCTGGCCAACCAGGGGAGTACGTCTGAGGAGGTCGCGAAAGGGACCGGCCTCTATCCAAGCACCGTCCGCGAGGCGCTGGCGGAACTCCACGAGGAAGAGCGAGTCACGCGGGAGAAACGGGAGAACGAGGGGGCCGGCAACAACCCCTACGAGTACACCGCGATCCAGCCCAGCGAACTCGTCGGCGGCGTCGTCGATCAGGTTCAGGCGGAACTGAACACGATCTTCGCGCTCGATCGCATCGTCGACCGCGAGACGCCGCCCGATCTCGAGGCGGAAGCCGAACCGGTGACGATCACGATCGACGATACGGCACCGATTCTCGAGTCCGACGAGTCGGACGAGACCGATACCGACGTCATCGAGTTCGAAGACGAGACGGACACGGACACCGTCGGGACGGACGCCGACGGCCCGGCGGACGGCGACGAGTAG